A genome region from Canis lupus dingo isolate Sandy chromosome 7, ASM325472v2, whole genome shotgun sequence includes the following:
- the CIDEA gene encoding cell death activator CIDE-A: protein METARDYAGALFRPLTFMGSQTKRVLLTPLKHSARPFRVSNHDRSSRRGVMADSLKELLSKTLEALVITSGLVTLVLEEDGTVVDTEDFFQTLGDNTHFMILEEGQKWTPGANYTPARQQPKKAGIARVTFDLYKLTPKDVIGCLNVKATMYEMYSVSYDIRCTGVKALLRSLLRLLSHAAQVTGQLLIYTSSYMLRVLGDTEEQAPPKSCSRRGFTCR from the exons GCCCCTGACATTTATGGGATCACAGACCAAGAGAGTCCTACTAACTCCCCTCAAGCACTCGGCTCGCCCCTTCCGGGTCTCCAACCATGACAGAAGCAGCCGTCGAGGGGTGATGGCTGACAGTCTGAAGGAGCTTCTCAGCAAG ACCCTGGAGGCCTTAGTTATCACCAGCGGACTGGTCACTCTGGTGTTGGAGGAAGATGGCACTGTGGTGGATACGGAAGATTTCTTTCAGACCTTAGGAGACAACACACATTTCATGATcttggaggaagggcagaagtgGACACCG GGTGCCAACTACACCCCAGCTCGCCAGCAACCAAAGAAGGCAGGAATAGCAAGAGTCACCTTCGACTTGTACAAGCTGACCCCCAAGGATGTCATTGGCTGCCTCAACGTGAAGGCCACCATGTATGAGATGTACTCGGTGTCCTACGACATCCGCTGTACTGGAGTCAAAGCCCTGCTGAG GAGCCTGCTGCGGCTGCTGTCCCACGCCGCCCAGGTGACTGGACAGTTGCTCATCTACACCAGCTCGTACATGCTCCGAGTGCTTGGTGACACGGAAGAGCAGGCTCCTCCCAAGTCCTGCTCCAGACGGGGGTTCACATGCAGATAG